In Simplicispira sp. 125, one DNA window encodes the following:
- a CDS encoding YqgE/AlgH family protein translates to MSAHSAPMNLTHHFLIAMPGMEDASFARSVVYLCEHSERGALGLIINKPTDINLKGLFDKVDLSLGRNDLTNAPVFLGGPVQTERGFVLHESLHGTGDIPEESAYASTMVIPGGLEMTTSKDVLEALSTGAGPRRVLVTLGYSAWGEGQLESELAENSWLTVGADLSVIFDTPVEQRYDSALGLLGLEAWRLSPGAGHA, encoded by the coding sequence ATGTCTGCCCATTCTGCGCCCATGAACCTGACGCACCATTTCCTCATCGCAATGCCCGGGATGGAGGATGCGTCTTTCGCACGCAGCGTGGTCTACCTGTGCGAGCACAGCGAGCGCGGAGCCCTGGGGCTCATCATCAACAAACCTACCGATATCAACCTTAAAGGCCTGTTCGACAAAGTCGACCTGTCTCTGGGCCGCAACGACCTGACCAATGCGCCCGTGTTTCTGGGCGGTCCGGTGCAGACCGAGCGCGGCTTTGTGCTGCACGAATCCTTGCATGGCACCGGCGACATTCCCGAAGAATCAGCGTACGCATCGACCATGGTGATTCCGGGGGGGCTGGAGATGACGACCTCCAAAGATGTGCTGGAAGCACTGTCCACCGGGGCGGGGCCGCGGCGGGTTTTGGTCACACTGGGCTACTCGGCCTGGGGTGAGGGGCAACTCGAATCCGAACTGGCTGAGAACAGCTGGCTGACGGTGGGTGCCGATTTGTCGGTGATTTTCGATACTCCGGTAGAGCAACGCTACGACAGCGCCCTGGGACTGCTGGGGCTGGAGGCGTGGCGCCTGTCGCCCGGGGCGGGCCACGCATGA